One genomic region from Tachysurus fulvidraco isolate hzauxx_2018 chromosome 14, HZAU_PFXX_2.0, whole genome shotgun sequence encodes:
- the nudt18 gene encoding 8-oxo-dGDP phosphatase NUDT18, whose product MDSVEEKVEVLLNGEGLEVPYFDSDHVQAVTLKKNVCYIVSAVIFNSEGDVLMVQEAKRECYGQWYLPAGRMEVGESIHEALRREVKEEAGFECEPITMLLVQEQRRQWIRFTFLAEVTGGCLKTPSEADSESLQAQWWDQKAPRPLRSQDIVGLIDAGVKYRQKPWFPVSLPVNMPCSVVCQRLLFVFSCKEQIWLLLAKHTDGPDTHVRLPVIISEKGYSIERAGYRFLQGCMRTNPALQFNMHGILGVQHDSSVPSQSDGICFNTFVTMEPTEDGAELSSLPLLDNERYTWYKVTNDSLKGKILQRIKDRSFLPMNKV is encoded by the exons atggactctgtggaggaaaaGGTGGAGGTGCTGCTGAATGGAGAAGGGCTGGAGGTTCCATATTTTGACTCGGATCATGTGCAGGCTGTGACcctgaaaaaaaatgtgtgctaCATAGTGAGTGCCGTCATCTTCAACTCTGAG ggtgatGTGCTGATGGTGCAGGAAGCAAAGAGGGAGTGTTACGGTCAATGGTACCTCCCTGCAGGCCGCATGGAGGTGGGCGAGAGCATCCACGAAGCTCTGCGCAGGGAGGTAAAAGAAGAGGCTGGGTTTGAGTGCGAGCCAATTACCATGCTGCTGGTGCAGGAACAGCGGCGGCAGTGGATACGCTTTACCTTCCTCGCTGAGGTCACAG GGGGCTGCTTGAAGACACCGTCCGAGGCAGACTCGGAGTCCCTGCAGGCCCAGTGGTGGGATCAAAAGGCTCCTCGTCCTCTGCGTAGCCAGGATATCGTGGGTCTCATCGACGCTGGAGTGAAATATCGCCAGAAGCCGTGGTTCCCTGTTTCTCTCCCCGTGAACATGCCTTGCTCTGTGGTGTGTCAGAGATTACTCTTCGTCTTCAGCTGCAAGGAGCAAATATGGCTGCTTCTCGCTAAACACACAGACGGTCCTGATACACACGTTCGTCTTCCTGTGATCATCTCAGAAAAAGGGTATTCGATCGAACGGGCGGGGTACAGATTCCTACAGGGCTGCATGCGGACGAATCCCGCGCTGCAGTTTAACATGCATGGGATTCTGGGAGTGCAACACGACAGCAGTGTCCCGAGCCAATCTGACGGGATCTGCTTCAATACATTTGTGACTATGGAGCCTACTGAAGACGGGGCGGAGCTCAGCAGCCTGCCGCTATTGGACAACGAAAGGTACACTTGGTACAAAGTGACCAATGACAGCTTGAAAGGGAAGATACTACAGAGGATAAAGGACAGATCATTCCTTCCCATGAACAAAGTTTAA
- the adam9 gene encoding disintegrin and metalloproteinase domain-containing protein 9 isoform X2, whose amino-acid sequence MAGVLSPPHLQLLCVLFVCVLDTTGGKETDTGSFKAKVRIVLLPHSSGLASQTAQFSSYEVSVPKRISRHRREQDGSVSNKVSYVIPAQGKEHVVIMERNEFLLPDDFTVYSYAKDGSLITERPNMKDHCHYRGYVEDVEGSSAALSLCSGLRGVIHMQNTSLGIEPLEGSSDNEHLVYRLEDVKMEPFTCGTPHSHHHGDKVPSGHAHITTSGLPVNHQIRKKREVLHQTHYVELLVVVDNERFNYSNRNQTAVREEMVQLANYVDSMYIALNIRVVLVGLEIWSVVNFINIDGSAGEVLGRFTQWREKELVHRRRHDSAQLILNKGYGSTAGMAFVGTACSRSHGGGINAFTNKNVATFASIVAHELGHNLGMNHDDDGRVCRCDTGNCIMNSGATGSRNFSSCSADDFEKLILNTGGTCLLNVPRPEEAYSAPYCGNKLVDVGEECDCGSEEECEKDPCCEPKTCKLRAGAECAFGVCCKYCRFLPGGTVCRSSTDECDLPEYCNGSTALCQADVFKQNGHPCRDGVAYCYNGLCQHYDSQCQALFGPKAKAAPEACFKDVNSKGDRFGNCGYQGNSMKKCESRNAMCGKLQCEKAEKTIVFGIQPTFIHTSIGDTNCWGVDFRLGSDVPDPGMVNEGTKCGENKVCLNYECRSSDELKYDCDVQNKCHGHGVCNSNKNCHCEYNWAPPFCDTPGYGGSIDSGPTWNDKDRSTRDGLLVFFFLVLPLLVLCFFAFVRRDELRRRFCRKKRSQGYEANSRPQTNNTRTPGNQRGNPSSIVKDGVVHTSKTSSSAPPYAARPPRPAFTRPPPPASQLLPQRPAPPPPV is encoded by the exons ATGGCTGGTGTTTTATCTCCTCCTCACTTACagttactgtgtgtactgtttgtttgtgtcctCGACACCACTGGAGGTAAGGAGACTGATACGGGAAGCTTTAAGGCAAAAGTTAGGATCGTTTTATTACCTCACAGTTCAG gtTTGGCTTCTCAAACGGCTCAGTTCTCGTCGTATGAGGTGAGCGTACCGAAACGCATCAGCAGACACAGGAGAGAGCAGGACGGCTCAGTTTCCAATAAG gtGTCCTACGTTATCCCAGCTCAGGGGAAAGAACATGTCGTCATCATGGAAAGGAATGA GTTTCTCCTGCCAGACGATTTCACCGTGTATTCCTACGCCAAGGACGGATCACTGATCACCGAAAGACCCAACATGAAG GATCACTGTCATTACCGTGGTTATGTTGAGGATGTAGAAGGTTCCTCTGCTGCTCTGAGTCTCTGCTCTGGATTACG aggtgTGATCCACATGCAGAACACCAGTTTAGGCATTGAGCCTCTAGAGGGTTCATCAGATAACGAGCACCTCGTCTACCGCCTGGAGGACGTCAAGATGGAGCCTTTTACCTGTGGCACGCCTCACTCCCATCACCATGGTGACAAAGTACCATCTGGCCACGCCCACATCACCACATCTGGTCTACCTGTCAATCATCAGATCAGA aAAAAGAGGGAAGTGCTACACCAGACTCATTACGTGGAGCTGCTGGTGGTGGTTGATAATGAGAGA TTCAACTACTCAAACCGCAATCAGACGGCGGTGCGAGAGGAGATGGTGCAGCTCGCTAACTACGTCGACAGC atgtaCATAGCTCTGAACATCCGGGTGGTGTTGGTGGGGTTGGAGATCTGGTCGGTGGTGAACTTTATCAATATAGACGGCAGTGCAGGCGAGGTGCTCGGACGCTTCACTCAGTGGAGGGAGAAGGAGCTCGTCCACCGTCGTCGCCATGACAGCGCTCAGCTCATCCT GAATAAAGGATATGGGAGTACAGCAGGCATGGCGTTTGTGGGCACGGCCTGCTCCAGGAGTCATGGGGGCGGGATCAACGCG ttCACCAATAAAAATGTAGCGACATTCGCTTCCATTGTGGCTCATGAGCTCGGCCATAATCTCGGGATGAACCACGATGATGACGGGAGAGTCTGCAGATGTGATACGGGCAACTGCATCATGAACTCAGGGgcgac tgGCTCACGGAACTTCAGCAGCTGCAGCGCGGATGACTTTGAGAAGTTGATCCTGAACACCGGAGGCACTTGCCTGCTGAACGTCCCACGGCCCGAAGAGGCCTACAGCGCCCCCTACTGCGGAAACAAGCTGGTGGACGTGGGAGAGGAGTGTGACTGCGGCTCTGAGGAG gagtGTGAGAAGGACCCCTGCTGTGAGCCTAAGACGTGCAAACTAAGAGCTGGTGCTGAATGTGCCTTTGGAGTGTGCTGCAAGTACTgcagg ttcCTCCCCGGCGGCACCGTGTGCAGGAGCAGTACGGACGAATGCGATTTGCCGGAGTACTGCAACGGCTCGACTGCTCTGTGCCAGGCCGACGTGTTTAAGCAGAACGGACACCCGTGTCGCGATGGCGTGGCTTACTGCTACAACGGCCTGTGCCAGCATTATGACAGCCAGTGCCAGGCTCTGTTCGGTCCCA AGGCAAAAGCTGCTCCTGAGGCTTGCTttaaagatgtgaactccaaaGGCGACCGCTTTGGGAACTGTGGATACCAGGGCAACAGCATGAAGAAGTGTGAGAGCAG GAATGCTATGTGTGGGAAGCTGCAGTGTGAGAAAGCGGAGAAAACCATCGTGTTCGGCATCCAACCCACCTTCATCCATACCTCTATCGGAGACACCAACTGCTGGGGCGTGGACTTCCGCCTGGGCTCCGACGTTCCTGACCCAGGCATGGTCAATGAAGGCACAAAGTGTGGAGAGAAcaag GTCTGTTTGAACTACGAGTGCAGAAGCTCTGACGAGCTGAAATATGACTGTGACGTACAGAACAAATGCCACGGTCATGGG GTGTGTAACAGCAACAAGAACTGCCACTGTGAGTACAACTGGGCTCCACCGTTTTGTGACACCCCCGGCTACGGCGGCAGTATAGACAGCGGCCCCACGTGGAACG ataaagacaGGTCTACGAGAGACGGACTGctggttttctttttcctggTTCTTCCTCTCCTGGTTTTGTGCTTCTTCGCCTTCGTCAGGAGAGACGAGCTGCGACGACGATTCTGCAGGAAAAAGCGCTCTCAGGGTTACGA agcgAACAGCAGGCCGCAGACCAATAACACCCGGACTCCTGGGAATCAGCGTGGGAATCCCAGCAGCATAGTGAAAGACGGA
- the adam9 gene encoding disintegrin and metalloproteinase domain-containing protein 9 isoform X1: MAGVLSPPHLQLLCVLFVCVLDTTGGKETDTGSFKAKVRIVLLPHSSGLASQTAQFSSYEVSVPKRISRHRREQDGSVSNKVSYVIPAQGKEHVVIMERNEFLLPDDFTVYSYAKDGSLITERPNMKDHCHYRGYVEDVEGSSAALSLCSGLRGVIHMQNTSLGIEPLEGSSDNEHLVYRLEDVKMEPFTCGTPHSHHHGDKVPSGHAHITTSGLPVNHQIRKKREVLHQTHYVELLVVVDNERFNYSNRNQTAVREEMVQLANYVDSMYIALNIRVVLVGLEIWSVVNFINIDGSAGEVLGRFTQWREKELVHRRRHDSAQLILNKGYGSTAGMAFVGTACSRSHGGGINAFTNKNVATFASIVAHELGHNLGMNHDDDGRVCRCDTGNCIMNSGATGSRNFSSCSADDFEKLILNTGGTCLLNVPRPEEAYSAPYCGNKLVDVGEECDCGSEEECEKDPCCEPKTCKLRAGAECAFGVCCKYCRFLPGGTVCRSSTDECDLPEYCNGSTALCQADVFKQNGHPCRDGVAYCYNGLCQHYDSQCQALFGPKAKAAPEACFKDVNSKGDRFGNCGYQGNSMKKCESRNAMCGKLQCEKAEKTIVFGIQPTFIHTSIGDTNCWGVDFRLGSDVPDPGMVNEGTKCGENKVCLNYECRSSDELKYDCDVQNKCHGHGVCNSNKNCHCEYNWAPPFCDTPGYGGSIDSGPTWNDKDRSTRDGLLVFFFLVLPLLVLCFFAFVRRDELRRRFCRKKRSQGYEANSRPQTNNTRTPGNQRGNPSSIVKDGHQAQLLPAEEVVHTSKTSSSAPPYAARPPRPAFTRPPPPASQLLPQRPAPPPPV; this comes from the exons ATGGCTGGTGTTTTATCTCCTCCTCACTTACagttactgtgtgtactgtttgtttgtgtcctCGACACCACTGGAGGTAAGGAGACTGATACGGGAAGCTTTAAGGCAAAAGTTAGGATCGTTTTATTACCTCACAGTTCAG gtTTGGCTTCTCAAACGGCTCAGTTCTCGTCGTATGAGGTGAGCGTACCGAAACGCATCAGCAGACACAGGAGAGAGCAGGACGGCTCAGTTTCCAATAAG gtGTCCTACGTTATCCCAGCTCAGGGGAAAGAACATGTCGTCATCATGGAAAGGAATGA GTTTCTCCTGCCAGACGATTTCACCGTGTATTCCTACGCCAAGGACGGATCACTGATCACCGAAAGACCCAACATGAAG GATCACTGTCATTACCGTGGTTATGTTGAGGATGTAGAAGGTTCCTCTGCTGCTCTGAGTCTCTGCTCTGGATTACG aggtgTGATCCACATGCAGAACACCAGTTTAGGCATTGAGCCTCTAGAGGGTTCATCAGATAACGAGCACCTCGTCTACCGCCTGGAGGACGTCAAGATGGAGCCTTTTACCTGTGGCACGCCTCACTCCCATCACCATGGTGACAAAGTACCATCTGGCCACGCCCACATCACCACATCTGGTCTACCTGTCAATCATCAGATCAGA aAAAAGAGGGAAGTGCTACACCAGACTCATTACGTGGAGCTGCTGGTGGTGGTTGATAATGAGAGA TTCAACTACTCAAACCGCAATCAGACGGCGGTGCGAGAGGAGATGGTGCAGCTCGCTAACTACGTCGACAGC atgtaCATAGCTCTGAACATCCGGGTGGTGTTGGTGGGGTTGGAGATCTGGTCGGTGGTGAACTTTATCAATATAGACGGCAGTGCAGGCGAGGTGCTCGGACGCTTCACTCAGTGGAGGGAGAAGGAGCTCGTCCACCGTCGTCGCCATGACAGCGCTCAGCTCATCCT GAATAAAGGATATGGGAGTACAGCAGGCATGGCGTTTGTGGGCACGGCCTGCTCCAGGAGTCATGGGGGCGGGATCAACGCG ttCACCAATAAAAATGTAGCGACATTCGCTTCCATTGTGGCTCATGAGCTCGGCCATAATCTCGGGATGAACCACGATGATGACGGGAGAGTCTGCAGATGTGATACGGGCAACTGCATCATGAACTCAGGGgcgac tgGCTCACGGAACTTCAGCAGCTGCAGCGCGGATGACTTTGAGAAGTTGATCCTGAACACCGGAGGCACTTGCCTGCTGAACGTCCCACGGCCCGAAGAGGCCTACAGCGCCCCCTACTGCGGAAACAAGCTGGTGGACGTGGGAGAGGAGTGTGACTGCGGCTCTGAGGAG gagtGTGAGAAGGACCCCTGCTGTGAGCCTAAGACGTGCAAACTAAGAGCTGGTGCTGAATGTGCCTTTGGAGTGTGCTGCAAGTACTgcagg ttcCTCCCCGGCGGCACCGTGTGCAGGAGCAGTACGGACGAATGCGATTTGCCGGAGTACTGCAACGGCTCGACTGCTCTGTGCCAGGCCGACGTGTTTAAGCAGAACGGACACCCGTGTCGCGATGGCGTGGCTTACTGCTACAACGGCCTGTGCCAGCATTATGACAGCCAGTGCCAGGCTCTGTTCGGTCCCA AGGCAAAAGCTGCTCCTGAGGCTTGCTttaaagatgtgaactccaaaGGCGACCGCTTTGGGAACTGTGGATACCAGGGCAACAGCATGAAGAAGTGTGAGAGCAG GAATGCTATGTGTGGGAAGCTGCAGTGTGAGAAAGCGGAGAAAACCATCGTGTTCGGCATCCAACCCACCTTCATCCATACCTCTATCGGAGACACCAACTGCTGGGGCGTGGACTTCCGCCTGGGCTCCGACGTTCCTGACCCAGGCATGGTCAATGAAGGCACAAAGTGTGGAGAGAAcaag GTCTGTTTGAACTACGAGTGCAGAAGCTCTGACGAGCTGAAATATGACTGTGACGTACAGAACAAATGCCACGGTCATGGG GTGTGTAACAGCAACAAGAACTGCCACTGTGAGTACAACTGGGCTCCACCGTTTTGTGACACCCCCGGCTACGGCGGCAGTATAGACAGCGGCCCCACGTGGAACG ataaagacaGGTCTACGAGAGACGGACTGctggttttctttttcctggTTCTTCCTCTCCTGGTTTTGTGCTTCTTCGCCTTCGTCAGGAGAGACGAGCTGCGACGACGATTCTGCAGGAAAAAGCGCTCTCAGGGTTACGA agcgAACAGCAGGCCGCAGACCAATAACACCCGGACTCCTGGGAATCAGCGTGGGAATCCCAGCAGCATAGTGAAAGACGGA CATCAGGCTCAGTTATTACCAGCTGAAGAG
- the adam9 gene encoding disintegrin and metalloproteinase domain-containing protein 9 isoform X3: MAGVLSPPHLQLLCVLFVCVLDTTGGLASQTAQFSSYEVSVPKRISRHRREQDGSVSNKVSYVIPAQGKEHVVIMERNEFLLPDDFTVYSYAKDGSLITERPNMKDHCHYRGYVEDVEGSSAALSLCSGLRGVIHMQNTSLGIEPLEGSSDNEHLVYRLEDVKMEPFTCGTPHSHHHGDKVPSGHAHITTSGLPVNHQIRKKREVLHQTHYVELLVVVDNERFNYSNRNQTAVREEMVQLANYVDSMYIALNIRVVLVGLEIWSVVNFINIDGSAGEVLGRFTQWREKELVHRRRHDSAQLILNKGYGSTAGMAFVGTACSRSHGGGINAFTNKNVATFASIVAHELGHNLGMNHDDDGRVCRCDTGNCIMNSGATGSRNFSSCSADDFEKLILNTGGTCLLNVPRPEEAYSAPYCGNKLVDVGEECDCGSEEECEKDPCCEPKTCKLRAGAECAFGVCCKYCRFLPGGTVCRSSTDECDLPEYCNGSTALCQADVFKQNGHPCRDGVAYCYNGLCQHYDSQCQALFGPKAKAAPEACFKDVNSKGDRFGNCGYQGNSMKKCESRNAMCGKLQCEKAEKTIVFGIQPTFIHTSIGDTNCWGVDFRLGSDVPDPGMVNEGTKCGENKVCLNYECRSSDELKYDCDVQNKCHGHGVCNSNKNCHCEYNWAPPFCDTPGYGGSIDSGPTWNDKDRSTRDGLLVFFFLVLPLLVLCFFAFVRRDELRRRFCRKKRSQGYEANSRPQTNNTRTPGNQRGNPSSIVKDGHQAQLLPAEEVVHTSKTSSSAPPYAARPPRPAFTRPPPPASQLLPQRPAPPPPV, from the exons ATGGCTGGTGTTTTATCTCCTCCTCACTTACagttactgtgtgtactgtttgtttgtgtcctCGACACCACTGGAG gtTTGGCTTCTCAAACGGCTCAGTTCTCGTCGTATGAGGTGAGCGTACCGAAACGCATCAGCAGACACAGGAGAGAGCAGGACGGCTCAGTTTCCAATAAG gtGTCCTACGTTATCCCAGCTCAGGGGAAAGAACATGTCGTCATCATGGAAAGGAATGA GTTTCTCCTGCCAGACGATTTCACCGTGTATTCCTACGCCAAGGACGGATCACTGATCACCGAAAGACCCAACATGAAG GATCACTGTCATTACCGTGGTTATGTTGAGGATGTAGAAGGTTCCTCTGCTGCTCTGAGTCTCTGCTCTGGATTACG aggtgTGATCCACATGCAGAACACCAGTTTAGGCATTGAGCCTCTAGAGGGTTCATCAGATAACGAGCACCTCGTCTACCGCCTGGAGGACGTCAAGATGGAGCCTTTTACCTGTGGCACGCCTCACTCCCATCACCATGGTGACAAAGTACCATCTGGCCACGCCCACATCACCACATCTGGTCTACCTGTCAATCATCAGATCAGA aAAAAGAGGGAAGTGCTACACCAGACTCATTACGTGGAGCTGCTGGTGGTGGTTGATAATGAGAGA TTCAACTACTCAAACCGCAATCAGACGGCGGTGCGAGAGGAGATGGTGCAGCTCGCTAACTACGTCGACAGC atgtaCATAGCTCTGAACATCCGGGTGGTGTTGGTGGGGTTGGAGATCTGGTCGGTGGTGAACTTTATCAATATAGACGGCAGTGCAGGCGAGGTGCTCGGACGCTTCACTCAGTGGAGGGAGAAGGAGCTCGTCCACCGTCGTCGCCATGACAGCGCTCAGCTCATCCT GAATAAAGGATATGGGAGTACAGCAGGCATGGCGTTTGTGGGCACGGCCTGCTCCAGGAGTCATGGGGGCGGGATCAACGCG ttCACCAATAAAAATGTAGCGACATTCGCTTCCATTGTGGCTCATGAGCTCGGCCATAATCTCGGGATGAACCACGATGATGACGGGAGAGTCTGCAGATGTGATACGGGCAACTGCATCATGAACTCAGGGgcgac tgGCTCACGGAACTTCAGCAGCTGCAGCGCGGATGACTTTGAGAAGTTGATCCTGAACACCGGAGGCACTTGCCTGCTGAACGTCCCACGGCCCGAAGAGGCCTACAGCGCCCCCTACTGCGGAAACAAGCTGGTGGACGTGGGAGAGGAGTGTGACTGCGGCTCTGAGGAG gagtGTGAGAAGGACCCCTGCTGTGAGCCTAAGACGTGCAAACTAAGAGCTGGTGCTGAATGTGCCTTTGGAGTGTGCTGCAAGTACTgcagg ttcCTCCCCGGCGGCACCGTGTGCAGGAGCAGTACGGACGAATGCGATTTGCCGGAGTACTGCAACGGCTCGACTGCTCTGTGCCAGGCCGACGTGTTTAAGCAGAACGGACACCCGTGTCGCGATGGCGTGGCTTACTGCTACAACGGCCTGTGCCAGCATTATGACAGCCAGTGCCAGGCTCTGTTCGGTCCCA AGGCAAAAGCTGCTCCTGAGGCTTGCTttaaagatgtgaactccaaaGGCGACCGCTTTGGGAACTGTGGATACCAGGGCAACAGCATGAAGAAGTGTGAGAGCAG GAATGCTATGTGTGGGAAGCTGCAGTGTGAGAAAGCGGAGAAAACCATCGTGTTCGGCATCCAACCCACCTTCATCCATACCTCTATCGGAGACACCAACTGCTGGGGCGTGGACTTCCGCCTGGGCTCCGACGTTCCTGACCCAGGCATGGTCAATGAAGGCACAAAGTGTGGAGAGAAcaag GTCTGTTTGAACTACGAGTGCAGAAGCTCTGACGAGCTGAAATATGACTGTGACGTACAGAACAAATGCCACGGTCATGGG GTGTGTAACAGCAACAAGAACTGCCACTGTGAGTACAACTGGGCTCCACCGTTTTGTGACACCCCCGGCTACGGCGGCAGTATAGACAGCGGCCCCACGTGGAACG ataaagacaGGTCTACGAGAGACGGACTGctggttttctttttcctggTTCTTCCTCTCCTGGTTTTGTGCTTCTTCGCCTTCGTCAGGAGAGACGAGCTGCGACGACGATTCTGCAGGAAAAAGCGCTCTCAGGGTTACGA agcgAACAGCAGGCCGCAGACCAATAACACCCGGACTCCTGGGAATCAGCGTGGGAATCCCAGCAGCATAGTGAAAGACGGA CATCAGGCTCAGTTATTACCAGCTGAAGAG